A single window of Methanoregula sp. DNA harbors:
- a CDS encoding ArsR family transcriptional regulator yields MHDAVEVARLLDILGNRNRRRIIELLRQKPCFVTEISETLTLSPKAVIEHLQMMEREDILSCQTDDRRRKYYYLANDISIEVSFKNLIQESGSQQTSNKAAEEVVYNERLRNSVTMLARMIRSHDQLLDNLEQINHDIETKLTDLAENHSDIFRNEREMSVIIALSHDSLTMDELITVTRIDSEELTSLMRRLERRGIVKREKAQYMLRGIHAE; encoded by the coding sequence ATGCACGATGCTGTTGAGGTTGCACGGCTGCTTGATATTCTTGGAAACCGGAACCGGCGGAGGATCATCGAACTGCTCCGTCAGAAACCCTGTTTTGTCACTGAAATCTCCGAAACGCTTACACTTTCGCCCAAAGCGGTCATCGAGCACCTCCAGATGATGGAAAGGGAAGATATCCTTTCCTGCCAGACCGACGACCGCCGGCGCAAGTACTACTATCTTGCCAACGATATTTCCATTGAGGTAAGCTTCAAAAACCTCATACAGGAATCAGGATCCCAACAGACTTCAAATAAGGCAGCAGAGGAGGTGGTATATAACGAGCGTTTGAGGAATTCGGTCACGATGCTTGCACGCATGATCCGGTCACATGACCAGCTTCTCGATAATCTCGAACAGATCAACCATGACATAGAAACCAAGCTGACCGACCTTGCAGAGAACCATAGTGATATATTCAGGAATGAACGAGAGATGAGTGTAATCATCGCCCTCTCGCATGACAGCCTGACCATGGATGAACTCATCACGGTTACGAGAATTGACAGCGAAGAACTCACGTCACTCATGCGCCGTCTCGAGCGACGCGGAATTGTCAAAAGAGAGAAAGCGCAGTATATGCTTCGAGGTATCCATGCAGAATAA
- a CDS encoding type II toxin-antitoxin system PemK/MazF family toxin — MSRYVPGDIVLVPFPHEREQNTKVRPALVIATRPDGDLCCFPIRSTPRAGTVCIPITIDDFALGGLDLFSESYVQTDTVRRVRIGTVIGMKGRVTGEFLKMFKK, encoded by the coding sequence ATGTCCCGATACGTTCCGGGTGACATCGTCCTTGTCCCATTTCCCCACGAAAGGGAACAAAACACAAAAGTCCGTCCTGCACTCGTCATCGCAACCAGACCAGATGGCGATCTATGCTGCTTTCCCATCCGCAGCACCCCACGGGCAGGTACGGTGTGTATCCCGATCACCATCGATGATTTTGCGCTGGGAGGCCTCGACCTCTTTTCCGAAAGTTACGTTCAGACTGATACTGTACGGAGGGTGAGGATCGGTACGGTAATCGGGATGAAAGGGAGAGTGACGGGGGAATTTTTAAAAATGTTTAAGAAATGA
- a CDS encoding HisA/HisF-related TIM barrel protein, with protein MHGKAGNRSEYLPLDWGISGSSEPLQYIKELRPKYLYIADLDRIEKTGSHDDLIKACARRVSCCYVDRGVRTPDDYLMGDHIVNVIGTETCGDNLSRYKSGFLSLDIKHGKVIPSGRTPVDLLVEADRMGFEGCIILNLGAVGTQKGIDMENTLRSLRSAYAGKLLYGGGVATVEDLQRLADAGFDGAIIATAVHQGKIPLKWVQEGRLC; from the coding sequence ATGCACGGCAAAGCGGGCAACCGCTCGGAGTACCTCCCGCTGGACTGGGGAATTTCAGGCTCTTCAGAACCCCTGCAGTACATTAAGGAACTCCGGCCGAAGTACCTCTATATTGCTGATCTTGACCGTATTGAAAAGACCGGATCCCATGACGATTTGATCAAGGCGTGTGCACGAAGGGTATCCTGCTGTTATGTCGACCGTGGTGTGCGGACGCCGGATGATTATCTTATGGGAGACCATATCGTAAACGTGATAGGCACAGAGACCTGTGGCGATAACCTGTCGCGATACAAATCCGGTTTTCTCTCACTTGATATCAAGCATGGAAAGGTGATCCCGTCTGGGCGGACTCCGGTTGACCTCCTCGTGGAAGCAGACCGGATGGGATTTGAAGGGTGTATCATCCTGAATCTTGGGGCTGTCGGAACACAGAAAGGAATTGACATGGAAAATACCCTCCGTTCGCTGCGTTCTGCATATGCTGGAAAACTGCTTTACGGGGGAGGAGTGGCAACCGTGGAGGACCTGCAACGACTCGCTGATGCGGGATTTGATGGTGCAATCATTGCAACCGCAGTCCACCAGGGAAAAATTCCGTTAAAATGGGTACAGGAGGGGCGCCTGTGCTGA
- the guaB gene encoding IMP dehydrogenase, with product MFTEKLKVPLSLTFDDVLLEPAASELEPAEVDVRSRFSKRINMNIPLVSAAMDTVTESGMAIALAREGGIGVIHRNMPQESELQEMIAVKQAEELIERKVLFVEKTATVSDAEQLMNQYSIGGVPVLDRGTIIGIVSRRDVRAISSKRGNEKIIAIMTKKPITASEDITSDKALEVMYTNKVERLPVVDKKGKLVGIITMQDILEKRQYPRATRDAKGNLRVAAAVGPFDFGRAMLLDEKGVDALVVDCAHGHNLKVVKGVKEIKASVKADVIAGNIATVAAAEALLDTNVDGLKVGIGPGSICTTRIVAGVGVPQITAVAQVAEVARGADIPIIADGGVRFSGDVAKAIAAGADSVMMGSMFAGTDEAPGKVITIKGRRYKQYRGMGSLGVMSGGQSSDRYFQKKDIGTTKFVPEGVEGVTPYVGHVGEVIYQLVGGLKSAMGYTGSRTIPDMHQKARFVRITNAGMIESHPHNILITDEAPNYRLFE from the coding sequence ATGTTTACTGAAAAACTCAAAGTGCCACTTTCACTCACGTTCGACGACGTTTTACTGGAACCGGCAGCCTCGGAACTCGAACCTGCGGAAGTAGATGTCAGGTCGCGGTTTTCCAAAAGGATAAATATGAACATTCCGCTTGTGTCCGCCGCAATGGATACGGTGACAGAATCCGGGATGGCAATTGCGCTCGCGCGTGAGGGCGGGATTGGCGTCATCCACCGGAACATGCCCCAGGAGTCTGAACTGCAGGAAATGATTGCTGTCAAGCAGGCAGAGGAACTGATCGAACGCAAGGTGCTCTTTGTAGAAAAGACGGCAACCGTTTCTGATGCCGAGCAATTGATGAACCAGTACAGCATCGGTGGAGTTCCCGTTCTGGACAGGGGAACCATCATCGGAATTGTTAGCCGGCGTGATGTCCGGGCAATAAGCTCAAAACGGGGCAATGAAAAGATCATCGCAATCATGACGAAAAAGCCGATTACGGCATCTGAGGATATCACTTCGGACAAAGCGCTTGAAGTCATGTACACCAACAAAGTGGAGCGTCTGCCTGTCGTGGACAAGAAAGGAAAACTTGTGGGGATCATCACCATGCAGGACATCCTCGAGAAGCGGCAATATCCCCGTGCAACCCGTGATGCGAAAGGTAACCTGCGTGTTGCTGCGGCGGTCGGGCCGTTTGATTTCGGCCGCGCGATGCTTCTCGATGAGAAGGGTGTTGATGCACTTGTTGTGGACTGTGCTCACGGGCACAACCTGAAAGTAGTGAAGGGGGTAAAGGAGATCAAGGCGAGCGTAAAAGCAGATGTGATAGCAGGCAACATCGCAACCGTTGCTGCCGCAGAGGCATTGCTTGACACCAATGTTGACGGGCTCAAAGTCGGCATAGGGCCGGGTTCTATCTGCACCACACGAATTGTTGCCGGTGTCGGTGTTCCGCAGATCACCGCAGTCGCACAGGTTGCCGAGGTGGCTCGTGGAGCTGACATCCCCATCATCGCCGATGGGGGGGTGCGCTTCTCAGGAGATGTGGCAAAGGCGATTGCAGCGGGGGCAGATAGTGTGATGATGGGTAGTATGTTTGCAGGTACCGATGAAGCTCCCGGTAAAGTAATCACAATTAAGGGAAGGAGATACAAGCAATACCGCGGTATGGGCTCGCTGGGTGTGATGAGTGGCGGGCAGTCAAGCGACCGTTACTTCCAGAAAAAGGATATTGGAACGACCAAGTTCGTGCCCGAAGGCGTCGAGGGCGTGACCCCGTATGTCGGTCATGTCGGCGAAGTCATATACCAGCTTGTAGGCGGACTGAAATCTGCGATGGGGTATACAGGTTCCCGGACGATTCCGGATATGCACCAGAAAGCGAGGTTTGTCCGGATTACAAATGCCGGTATGATAGAAAGCCATCCGCATAATATCCTTATCACTGATGAGGCACCGAATTACCGGTTGTTTGAATAA
- a CDS encoding (5-formylfuran-3-yl)methyl phosphate synthase, whose protein sequence is MQLLVSPSSIDEARHSVAADIIDVKKPSEGSLGANFPWVIKEIKSFAKKPVSAAIGDFTYKPGGASLAAYGAACAGADYIKIGLAFDGATRAHDMIAAVVKAVKDEFPEKNVVIAAYSDFKRMGTISPYEMAPIAAELGADIAMVDTGIKDNKSTFEFMTESDLASFTIKNTDLGLRTALAGSLRFADIAMLKRINPDIIGVRGMVCGGDRNTTIREDLIATALTMIR, encoded by the coding sequence ATGCAATTGTTGGTCAGCCCCAGCAGTATTGACGAAGCCCGCCATTCTGTTGCCGCTGATATTATCGATGTGAAAAAACCGTCTGAAGGGTCACTTGGTGCCAACTTTCCATGGGTGATTAAAGAGATCAAATCGTTTGCCAAAAAACCCGTGAGTGCAGCGATTGGTGACTTCACCTACAAACCCGGGGGGGCTTCACTCGCTGCATACGGTGCTGCATGCGCGGGCGCTGACTATATCAAGATCGGGCTTGCTTTCGATGGAGCAACGCGGGCGCATGACATGATCGCAGCGGTAGTAAAGGCAGTCAAGGACGAGTTTCCGGAAAAAAATGTTGTGATTGCCGCGTATTCAGATTTCAAACGGATGGGGACGATTTCTCCTTACGAGATGGCGCCGATCGCCGCCGAGCTTGGCGCGGATATTGCGATGGTAGACACCGGGATCAAGGATAATAAGAGCACATTCGAATTCATGACCGAGTCTGACCTCGCATCTTTCACGATAAAAAACACCGATCTCGGTCTGAGGACCGCACTCGCAGGATCGCTGCGTTTTGCTGATATTGCCATGTTGAAAAGGATCAATCCGGATATTATCGGAGTGCGGGGCATGGTCTGCGGTGGCGACCGGAACACCACGATCAGGGAAGACCTGATCGCAACTGCACTCACCATGATAAGGTGA